The following are from one region of the Brienomyrus brachyistius isolate T26 chromosome 4, BBRACH_0.4, whole genome shotgun sequence genome:
- the LOC125740095 gene encoding polymeric immunoglobulin receptor-like isoform X2, producing MDPLMLLFLLIAGLTALQYINTSGTLYYWECRKDSYPVHTTGAAEHRRRRHGPNLFQTEIVGANEGADSVYTMRQVSVQIGESVTIPCFYGGRYKTHLKSWCRGRELRSCTPIVHTDSPQEAKVSVRDDPDQQVVTVTIKSLTAGDSGWYWCRVEINGGSDTGDQVYLSVTDGSPDLSVDKQEVTEVEGDSVSFQCHYTHSQSQLKWCKAGGFCAAVNSESLGGRPVLIRDDRVNKVFNVTMKGLERKDTGWYWCTAEIWQIPVYVTVSQTATTTTITDRESNEKLRWEQVLDAVLKAGTGVFYLICTIIAIQLHWSSYRKRGSNQRKAEGGANTNHGS from the exons CTCTACAATACATAAACACTTCTGGCACACTATACTATTGGGAGTGTCGGAAGGATAGTTACCCTGTACATACCACAGGAGCTGCAGAACACAGGCGTAGAAGACATGGCCCTAACCTTTTTCAAACGGAGATTGTCGGTGCTAACgaag gtgctgacagtgtgtacaCAATGAGACAAGTGTCTGTACAGATTGGAGAATCTGTCACCATTCCGTGTTTCTATGGCGGCAGATACAAAACACATCTGAAATCCTGGTGCAGAGGGAGAGAattgaggtcatgtactcccatagtacacactgactctccacaggaggctaaagtgtcagtcagagatgatcctgaccagcaagtcgtcactgtgaccatcaagaGTCTGACAGCTGGGGACTCTGGTTGGTACTGGTGTCGTGTGGAGATCAATGGAGGTTCAGATACTGGAGATCAggtttacctgtcagtcactgatg GCTCCCCAGatctgtcagtggacaaacaggaggtgacggaaGTGGAAGGTGACAGTGTCAGTTTTCAGTGTCACTATACACACAGTCAAAGTCAGCTGAAGTGGTGTAAGGCTGGAGGCTTCTGTGCAGCAGTGAATTCTGAGAGTTTGggtgggaggcctgtcctgatcagggatgacagagTAAATAAAGTCTTCAATGTGACAATGAagggactggagaggaaggacacaggCTGGTACTGGTGTACTGCTGAAATCTGGCAGATCCCAGTTTATGTTACTGTCAGTCAGACAGCTACAACCACAACCATCACTGATC gagagagtaatgaaaaactgag gtgggagcaggttctggatgctgtactgaaagctgggactggtgtgttttatctgatctgcaccatcatcgccattcagctgcactggagctCCTATAGAAAGAGGGGATCCAATCAGAGAAAagcagagggaggagccaataCAAACCACGGTTCTTAG
- the LOC125740095 gene encoding polymeric immunoglobulin receptor-like isoform X1: MDPLMLLFLLIAGLTALQYINTSGTLYYWECRKDSYPVHTTGAAEHRRRRHGPNLFQTEIVGANEGADSVYTMRQVSVQIGESVTIPCFYGGRYKTHLKSWCRGRELRSCTPIVHTDSPQEAKVSVRDDPDQQVVTVTIKSLTAGDSGWYWCRVEINGGSDTGDQVYLSVTDGSPDLSVDKQEVTEVEGDSVSFQCHYTHSQSQLKWCKAGGFCAAVNSESLGGRPVLIRDDRVNKVFNVTMKGLERKDTGWYWCTAEIWQIPVYVTVSQTATTTTITDQGESNEKLRWEQVLDAVLKAGTGVFYLICTIIAIQLHWSSYRKRGSNQRKAEGGANTNHGS, from the exons CTCTACAATACATAAACACTTCTGGCACACTATACTATTGGGAGTGTCGGAAGGATAGTTACCCTGTACATACCACAGGAGCTGCAGAACACAGGCGTAGAAGACATGGCCCTAACCTTTTTCAAACGGAGATTGTCGGTGCTAACgaag gtgctgacagtgtgtacaCAATGAGACAAGTGTCTGTACAGATTGGAGAATCTGTCACCATTCCGTGTTTCTATGGCGGCAGATACAAAACACATCTGAAATCCTGGTGCAGAGGGAGAGAattgaggtcatgtactcccatagtacacactgactctccacaggaggctaaagtgtcagtcagagatgatcctgaccagcaagtcgtcactgtgaccatcaagaGTCTGACAGCTGGGGACTCTGGTTGGTACTGGTGTCGTGTGGAGATCAATGGAGGTTCAGATACTGGAGATCAggtttacctgtcagtcactgatg GCTCCCCAGatctgtcagtggacaaacaggaggtgacggaaGTGGAAGGTGACAGTGTCAGTTTTCAGTGTCACTATACACACAGTCAAAGTCAGCTGAAGTGGTGTAAGGCTGGAGGCTTCTGTGCAGCAGTGAATTCTGAGAGTTTGggtgggaggcctgtcctgatcagggatgacagagTAAATAAAGTCTTCAATGTGACAATGAagggactggagaggaaggacacaggCTGGTACTGGTGTACTGCTGAAATCTGGCAGATCCCAGTTTATGTTACTGTCAGTCAGACAGCTACAACCACAACCATCACTGATC aaggagagagtaatgaaaaactgag gtgggagcaggttctggatgctgtactgaaagctgggactggtgtgttttatctgatctgcaccatcatcgccattcagctgcactggagctCCTATAGAAAGAGGGGATCCAATCAGAGAAAagcagagggaggagccaataCAAACCACGGTTCTTAG
- the LOC125740095 gene encoding polymeric immunoglobulin receptor-like isoform X4, whose amino-acid sequence MDPLMLLFLLIAGLTGADSVYTMRQVSVQIGESVTIPCFYGGRYKTHLKSWCRGRELRSCTPIVHTDSPQEAKVSVRDDPDQQVVTVTIKSLTAGDSGWYWCRVEINGGSDTGDQVYLSVTDGSPDLSVDKQEVTEVEGDSVSFQCHYTHSQSQLKWCKAGGFCAAVNSESLGGRPVLIRDDRVNKVFNVTMKGLERKDTGWYWCTAEIWQIPVYVTVSQTATTTTITDQGESNEKLRWEQVLDAVLKAGTGVFYLICTIIAIQLHWSSYRKRGSNQRKAEGGANTNHGS is encoded by the exons gtgctgacagtgtgtacaCAATGAGACAAGTGTCTGTACAGATTGGAGAATCTGTCACCATTCCGTGTTTCTATGGCGGCAGATACAAAACACATCTGAAATCCTGGTGCAGAGGGAGAGAattgaggtcatgtactcccatagtacacactgactctccacaggaggctaaagtgtcagtcagagatgatcctgaccagcaagtcgtcactgtgaccatcaagaGTCTGACAGCTGGGGACTCTGGTTGGTACTGGTGTCGTGTGGAGATCAATGGAGGTTCAGATACTGGAGATCAggtttacctgtcagtcactgatg GCTCCCCAGatctgtcagtggacaaacaggaggtgacggaaGTGGAAGGTGACAGTGTCAGTTTTCAGTGTCACTATACACACAGTCAAAGTCAGCTGAAGTGGTGTAAGGCTGGAGGCTTCTGTGCAGCAGTGAATTCTGAGAGTTTGggtgggaggcctgtcctgatcagggatgacagagTAAATAAAGTCTTCAATGTGACAATGAagggactggagaggaaggacacaggCTGGTACTGGTGTACTGCTGAAATCTGGCAGATCCCAGTTTATGTTACTGTCAGTCAGACAGCTACAACCACAACCATCACTGATC aaggagagagtaatgaaaaactgag gtgggagcaggttctggatgctgtactgaaagctgggactggtgtgttttatctgatctgcaccatcatcgccattcagctgcactggagctCCTATAGAAAGAGGGGATCCAATCAGAGAAAagcagagggaggagccaataCAAACCACGGTTCTTAG